In the genome of Halapricum salinum, one region contains:
- a CDS encoding 30S ribosomal protein S27e — translation MAGSFYTVACPDCENEQIVFGKAASEVACAVCGHTLAVPTGGKAQIEGEVVETVEAR, via the coding sequence ATGGCAGGAAGCTTCTACACCGTCGCCTGTCCGGACTGTGAGAACGAACAGATCGTCTTCGGCAAGGCCGCCTCGGAGGTCGCCTGCGCGGTCTGCGGGCACACGCTCGCAGTCCCGACCGGTGGCAAGGCCCAGATCGAGGGCGAGGTCGTCGAGACCGTCGAGGCACGGTAA